The following nucleotide sequence is from Mytilus edulis chromosome 13, xbMytEdul2.2, whole genome shotgun sequence.
ATTTCTTATGCGAATTCTGAAACTGGATTCATAATGAATGACGTCATtccaaatttagaaaaaaatcacaactTGAACTTATGCATACATCAGCGTGACTTTATACCAGGAGAAGACATTACCCAAAACATTACGAATGGAATTCACCAAAGTAAAATGACAGTTTGTATTTTAAGTCAGTCATTTTTAGATTCGTATTATTGCATGTTTGAATTCAATATGGCAAGAATGGAGAGCATCTATGCAAGAGAAGGTAAAAATGTGCTTTTCTTGATACTATATGAGGAAATTCAACTAAAAGACATGCCATTGGTTATGTTAGAATTCGTTGAACAGAAGTCTTACATAGAGTATCCTAGAGATGAACAGGGAAATATTGTCTTTTGGGAAAAACTTAAGGAAGCTTTATTATGAGCAGTTAGGTATAATCATTTGAATAAAAGTTAATAGTTTATTAACTAGCATGCCATTCATGATGTGGTTCGTTTCTTTTGTTGTGGTGTATATATTCATCTGAGATTTCGTCATGCTTTGAATTATGAAcaaatataaagaagatgtggtttgattgccaataagaaaactgtccacaagagacccaattgacacagacattaacaactataggtcaccgtacggccttcaacaatgagcaaagcccataccgcatagtaagctataaaaggccccgatatgacaatgtaaaacaattcaaacgagaaaactaacggccttatttatattaaaaaaatgaacgataaacaaatatgtagtaaaaaacaaacgacaactattgaattataggctcctgacttgggacaggcacatacataaataatgttgcggggttaaacatgttagcggtatcCCAACCGTTTTATGCAATATTGATGTACAttgatgaatatatatatatatatatacagtgtgTACTTTGTCTCCTTTCTTTCTATCCGTTGTTTGAACTTTTGTGTGTGCAAAGGAGTTGTGATGTTTACTTAGATCCAAATATGCATGCATGACGTACATAcacatttattatacaaaaatgaGAAGATATGTTATGTTTGCcaataaaaaaattcttcaattagAGTCATATAACATATGACATAGAAATTTAACACTATTGGTTatcgaacggccttcaacaatgaacaaataccatactgcatagtcagttaTACATGTAAACGGCtcagaaattacaaatgtaaaacacttcaaacgaaaaaacaaacaaaaacaaaacaaatatgatatacagcaacaaacaaaaacaactgaTTTACTGGCTCCTGAAtatggacaggcacatacatgaagAGCTTTGTAAAATAGTGTTACAGTCCTTAGTGTGTACCTCAGGAAAAAAGTTACaatagctgtattttgcaaaaagtTTAGGATTTTTGTACTTTAGTTGgtctttataataatttttaattcgagcgtcactgatgggtctttcaacaaaaaagaaaatattccaaTCTATGTTACCgtaaataaaaagacaatatcaacttcaacatgttcaaggaaCGCAAACAACAGTTAAAGAACAGAAAGGGCAAAGACGATTATAAACATAACATAATTTATATTGCTATATATTTGTTATACTAGTTATTTGAATCTAAAATGGCAAAAATTACAAGTGTTTTTTTAAGTGATGTTAGATGTATTCCAAAAAAGACATATGCGTTTATATGATAACAAGTTTTATTTGTGttacttttgtttgatttaaaattagGAGTCAGACCACCATTTCACTCCCTCTAATTTAGAACGGATGTAAAAGAAGCCCTTATATGACACAAGAAAGTACTTTTGATGGCATTGTTTACTTAAATTTACCGTCAAATTTGCAGAAAAAGACACTTTTGgtaaaagagaaatatatttaaaacctTTTGATCCAAAATTTAGTTGTCTATTGTTAATGAGTTTGCATTAACAATTGAGGATAAATACGTTCCATAAAATACTAATTTTAGAtatcaagaaaaccaggggttatttttagaaGGACTTGTTTTTCAAAGATAACTCGTTTGAAAAAAACCTTAACATGGCTTGACATTTTGGCATGTCGaaagtaatacatgtacaattcaggatacaCCTGGTTTCTGTTAATTTATACTGAAGGTCAAATAttaagaaagctgtgaaaattgcaaaatttgtttaaacaaataGGAAATTTGAATTGGTGATTTGACACGGTTAAAGCTAAATATTTGTCAGAATTTAAATTGATTAATGAGTGATCAGTACAAAGATGTCATTACGTCttatgttgaatattgaaatatcatATGTATTGTGTCACTAAAGACGTAGCCTAAAATCCATATTTGTTGATTGTTGTGCATTACACAATATACGGTCATATAACACGTTTATTGctggttgtttttttctttaaaattttgtcCATTCAATGAATGtattattttgttgaattttcataTCATCTGCAATGTATAATACCTCCCTCTGATTACTAGTCTATATATGGTAATAGTTATGGTACGGTTTGGTTATATCAGCTCCGATCTTTCCAATAAACGAATTTAATTTTGGTGGAAAATAACAAGGGGGGATTAAAATCTGAGAagtaaacaaaatatgtcatcACAACTGCCAAAAAAAACCCCGAAAATGCACTATAAACCAACCAAGttcataaaaaaatagtttttttaaatgacatccTCTATTGGTGTAATTGTAGTTAATAATGTACTGATATTTGGTTTTAGGCCTTCTGTCATTTTAAACATAATACGCATCCCTTCTCCATTGTTGGAAAGTTTTGCTATCTCGAGGATTTAGATACTAGGTCATGTGGAAGTACCAatcagttttcattttttgttataatatttttattgtaatattattttcgATTATCAAACACTGCAACGTTTCGTTTGTCAAAGAATATTTGAATGTAACTAAGTACAAAACATTTGATTGAACCATTCCCTTTTACCTATTAGTCATTGTTTATATCCTCAACAAGCCATAATTATATATGATTTGTACACGACTAAATAGGAAATCGAAACTTTCCGGTTTATCATGTACAATGTGAAATTATTGGGGCAAAAATAATACttcctttatttctattttggaCGGAAGTATAAGTGCATTGTAATGTAATTTTATTGTCGAGTGTAATATATCAAATTTTTCCAATGATAACTTTGAAAACTTGTTATTTGTCCCTTgtcaactttttttattcgaccgtgactgatgattcttttgtagacgaaacacgcgtcagGCGcacatacaaaatttcaattctggtctCGAGTCTATTTAAAATGGTTTACGGAATGTCAgagtataacttttttttaaatgtcattctTACAATTGTTCAATTCCACCAGTGGCATGGTATGCAAATCAATGAAAAAGAATGACACAAATATATGTAAACCACCATCAAGTAACATGTAGAGTACATGCATGTGAAATTAGTATATCAAGCATTTACTGCAATATACCGTATACAAAGTGAGACACTGCATGTATTATGAGCTGTTTAAAATACCTTTTAATGTATTATTGCCGTACGTTATTCAACGAATCTTTTAACGGCgaaaattgatgcaaacaaacaaatataacgtCTCTATGAATGGCCAACAAGATTTGGCATACCAAATTAGTGTGTGTTTATACCATATGCAAATGCAAATCAACACACTTTAAATCCAAACATCCAACAGTTATCGATCAACAATACAGAAATAAATTCTACTGAAACCACTCCTAGTAGTCCAGAATCACCATAAACTAATGATTATTCTTTTACATGCATCTTCAATAAATTGAGTACTATGATGAAATAGAAAGGATGGaaagtttttgtttcaaatattcgaaATGCGAACTAATGAAATAGCCTTAATGTTTCATTCATCGGTTCTATAAGGGCTATAATAACGTCATTATCGCCTGTACCTATCCATCATTCGTTATTTGACAATAATACAATTCTTGAAGAGCGCCAATAATATTACTGGGTTCGTTAACGTTTCAATTGTAGAAAGACTTGACAGGtctattttcaaaaagaattcgGTCGTCagtgttttatttgttgtttactaCTGTGTCTAGTTTTTTTGTGAATCATTTTATCCTGTTTGTGATTTATTCATGCCCTTGCTGCTTAGATTGATAGATATATTATAGTGAGCACCTAGGTTGTTGTTAGCATGCACACTTAAAACAGAAATCGGACGTATAACAGTTATATTGTGACATTCACAAAACACTTCTTTAGTTCCGCATCAATTTCTGactatttaatttttcaatcaaATCTTAATCAGTTTCAAAAATCATATACGTGTCAAAAGGACATCTGTATTACTatgacggcgtgcacaaagttgacggcaactgtaaaatgcgcttttaaaagatgttttattcaaccttgtttaaaaatattttaaacaggaAGGGTTTTtgaatgataaaataataaatgctagccattaaaatccacattattagtaaagttatcaaaattcaatataTAAAGTATTAAACGAACTTAGAGAAAACGGCAAAAATAtgtgtaacttgtaacattaaataagcatcaaatagatttttttacctaaaatttatacaaattcaacatatttCCCGCATTTTCGTATAATAGAATTTTTCGGATTCGGACAATGACGTTATTCGAAATTTACcccccaaaaaatcaaaaacggCCATAGTGAATGAGTTTGGAACGTAGTTCGCTATGTGTAAGAAGTAGTAATTTGGGAGGATTAATTTTCGAAAATGGAAGAATCGGcaagaaaaaatatgtaattgctatttttttattacaaaataacttGATATTCCAAATGTGCATATCAAGAGGTTTTACAATATCTGCAAAATATGAATGATTCGATAGTCCAGACTGATAACCTGAACCTTCTTAATGTCCAACTATCATGttacaataaaaagaaatgaCGTTTTAACGCTATTTTCCGAATAGTGTTCCCGACATAGTCGCTAATCATTTCCATTACACTGCGCTtagcatatatttatttatatttccagaAAGTGCATTTGCTGCACTtcgttgttaaaaaaaagatgagTATAATGAACGTTTATGTTGAAAGTAATGTGATAaactaagtgtccagtgtttttgttacgcTTAACGTTTTCTGGGGGGAAATGTCGACGTCGTAAATGATTTCAGTTAtttgaagacgttacgtttgtggactcagATTTATGCACGCCGTCTATACATAAGGATAATGAATTGTCATTCTATTGCTTCTTCTTGTCCCAAAACAAATTATTGCCTTGTTCATCATTAGGGTATTCAATGTAGGACTGCTTCTGAATAATTTCTAACATAACCAAAGATAAATCCTTTGCTGGAATCttttcatagaaaactaaaaataatatattttgtccctatctgtgataaatattttccatCCTAGCCATAttgaattcaaaattacaataaaatgaGTCTAAAAATGCTCTTGTTATTATACAAATAGTTTTCTTACTGTCACGTATGGCACTTGTAATGTTCACGGTAATTTCCTCTCCTGGTATAAAGTCTCTCTGATGAATACAAAGCTTTAGGTTTCTTTCCACTTCAAGTTTTGGAATGCACTCTTTAACTATAAAATTCTGTTTATTGTCAGAATACGATAAAAAGGCATCATATCTGTATTGACCTTCAGTACCCGGGGGTTTATGTCGATACCATTTGCTCTTAGTCATATAATACATATATCGAAGCTTCCAACGATATCGATAAATTAAACCAGCAACAACGGTTACAATGGCCAAACACAAAACCAGCGATATACAAACTACTAAAATCGTGTAGTCTCTGCATCCTTCAATAACTTGTTCAACATTGTGGACAAAATTTCTATTTACAACTTTTCCGCTATCGAGTTTACACGTGTAACGATCAATGTAATGAAAAACAGTTACATGTTTAAGAATCCATCTTAGAAATACTGTCTCTTTACATACACATTCAAAAAGATTATTTGATAAATCTACTTTGAAAGCTGACTTCATTGAGAAGTTGCTAATTGCTTCCTTTGCTTGCATATTCGATATGCTTGTTATATTATTGTTGGATAAATCAAGCATTTCAAGCTTCGTTAATTGAGAAATGTCTGATAAGAAGTTGTTACTTAAATTAATAATTCTTAATTTAAGTTGGTTATTAAACACTGACCATTTTAGTGTATGCATTTGATTAAAAGATAGATCCACTGTTTCAAGTAAGTAGCTGGTATCGTTTTCGAACATTGGGGCATATGATTCAGATGCTAAAAAATTACCAAGTAGATTATACtgcatattaattttttttaaagtcggCATATCAAAGCGACAGTCTATCagtttattatttgaaaaatccaaaTATTGAAGCGTGTCTGGAAGTCTTTCTATGTGTTCAACTTCAGGTGTggcatttacaaaaaagttctcGTTAATATACAATTCACGTATGTTTGTGGCATCcaaataatagaacaataacttTGGTAAATTCATTTGGGTTGAAAATGTATTGGTTAATATTAAAGTTTCTAAGAATTTCATGTTCTCTGTATCTTCAACCAAGTTTGAAAACCCATTGAAGTCCAACTTATTGTATGATAAATTCAGAATTTTCATTCTGAACAAATTTTGCAGTGCAGATGGATTATAAACTCTAATCGAACATCTCGAAATTTGTAAATGCTCTAAATAGGGTAAATTTACGAATGTATTTCTGTTAATTTCATTCAATAAGCAATTTCCAAggaacaattttgtcattttcttcAATAGAGAATAGCCTTTACCAAATGATAGAACCCGAGTAACAAAGATGGCATCAACATACAAACTCTCTAAGGTTAAAATATCAGATATGATATCATCAGGAAATGTATGATCATATTTCAAACTATTGTTTTGGACATTAAGCGACTGAAGACTCACAACTGGTCTAAAGATGTTGGTTGGAAATACAGCGTGATGATATCGCAATTTGTTGTTTTGCAGTATAAATTGTTTCAATGAGTGAAGACCAATGAACGCATCTGGTTCTATAGTTTTTAGACGATTCGAGGACAAATCGAGGGTAACTAGGTAAGACAGATTTTTAAAAGTTCCATTTCGGATTAAAAGAATATCGTTATGGGATACATTGAAAGTGTACACATTTGTCGGAACAGTTGGAACTGCAATTTTCCCACTATTTGAGCAATCAACATTTAAGAAATCGTTTCTAAGACTACATCGGCATCGTTTGTCAAAATCACAATTGGTTGAATTAGCCCAACCATATGGTACGATATGCAAAATTGCCAACCAATGTATCCATGTGAGAAACGCCATGACAACAATAATACTGAAATCAGAAACATAATTACttatattaaaattatcataAACATACAAGTTAAAGATATAATTAGGTCGAAACACATAGGCATGCACTGACAGTTAGAATTCAATGTTTTCTATCTATCTTAATCTACATGAACTTTTTAAAAATCGgtagttttacatttttaaaaattattcctCTCTTCAATGCCAAACATGATTTTAGAATACTATTCACCTTATTAATTTGAATGATAactttaccatttttttcaaaacatcacCATATTGTGAAAATAAATTACGAATTATGCTTTATTACAAATGAACATaatcataatcatgataactGTTTGAATTGTCAAGTTTAATTATTTCAATGGCTTTTTTACGATTGTTGCAAGGCATATCTGTTCATTTTTATTATCGGTGTTAACATTTCTAAATCGTCTTAATGAATTCATTTAAATCTAGTGCTATAATTTATTACACAAAGAGTATTAATTGTTTTCTTAATACAATGGTGAATTTTCCTCAGCTGAATTTCACATAAATTTCGTGTGAGATTCACTTCAAACGaacttatacgtgaaactcacgtcAACATATTTACTTGAACCACATTATGAAAATGATAACTCTTTcaaatttttaccaaaaacaaatGGCGGTTTTcatgttttaatcaaattttagaattaaGATAATATGTGAAtaactttattttgaaaatataacccATTATTTCACGTAAAATACTTCCGGTAATTTTCATGTGAATTGCATGAATTTCACATTAGACTCATATGAAACTGATGTGAAATCAGTACACGTATTAACTCATTTGAGACGATGATATTCATGTGAATTTTACATAAGAGTCACGTGAATCTAAATTAACGTTTCATCCCTGCTTAATTCTTAAAGACAGTATATAGAACATTTGTGCTTTCCTGAAATTAAGAAATTCAAAAACGCAACCTACCTCGAGCTCTGTGAAATCAATTGCAAATTAACACATTTCCTCGATGTGTTTAATTAGTGTGATGtataaacagttttattacgGAAATAGTTTTATTACGGATATACAATCACTTTGattcataattttcaaaatgttgcCGGAAATCGCATGCTACAGTATTATCACAACAGCATTACAAATGATCGATATTGTATATAATTAATCATGTAAATGTCCGATCAATGCAGTTGCAAATACCTTGCGACTAGGGAAAATATTGATAAATGTATTGCCAATTTGGATTTTTTATGCTAAAATGTACTGCAATATATCTATGCATGTAAATTTAACATCTTTGTTTTTTATTGGATCATAAAGAACATTTCAATTTACAATTATTGCAATTGTTAACGTTTTTCTTCTTGTTGCGGTCTAAGAGCCTGTTTGTTCAGTGTTTGTGTGGTTCAAAGACGTTTATAGTTCCTCGTTTTTGACATAGATTAAATGTTGGTTtccatgtttgaattgttttacactagtgatattatgggccctttatagcttgctgttcggtgtgagccaatgataTTTGCATATCTATTAATAATTAATTTAGAGATGATGAAATTGATATTGTCAAGTGCTTAATTTTGCCAGGTTTTGATATTTTATCGACTTCTGCTTATTTGTATTTACCTTAGAGTTCAATATTGTTGTTGAAACTGTTAAacagagtaaaaaaaaaacatcaatagaattattatataattatattcacGACAAAACATGTTCATGTTGCGTTTACACGTAATTCGATTTCGATTcccattaactaattcgaattagtttgaTTCGCATTAGAAACGTTTTAC
It contains:
- the LOC139500198 gene encoding toll-like receptor 4; the encoded protein is MAFLTWIHWLAILHIVPYGWANSTNCDFDKRCRCSLRNDFLNVDCSNSGKIAVPTVPTNVYTFNVSHNDILLIRNGTFKNLSYLVTLDLSSNRLKTIEPDAFIGLHSLKQFILQNNKLRYHHAVFPTNIFRPVVSLQSLNVQNNSLKYDHTFPDDIISDILTLESLYVDAIFVTRVLSFGKGYSLLKKMTKLFLGNCLLNEINRNTFVNLPYLEHLQISRCSIRVYNPSALQNLFRMKILNLSYNKLDFNGFSNLVEDTENMKFLETLILTNTFSTQMNLPKLLFYYLDATNIRELYINENFFVNATPEVEHIERLPDTLQYLDFSNNKLIDCRFDMPTLKKINMQYNLLGNFLASESYAPMFENDTSYLLETVDLSFNQMHTLKWSVFNNQLKLRIINLSNNFLSDISQLTKLEMLDLSNNNITSISNMQAKEAISNFSMKSAFKVDLSNNLFECVCKETVFLRWILKHVTVFHYIDRYTCKLDSGKVVNRNFVHNVEQVIEGCRDYTILVVCISLVLCLAIVTVVAGLIYRYRWKLRYMYYMTKSKWYRHKPPGTEGQYRYDAFLSYSDNKQNFIVKECIPKLEVERNLKLCIHQRDFIPGEEITVNITSAIRDSKKTICIITRAFLDSFYCNFEFNMARMENIYHR